A stretch of Amblyraja radiata isolate CabotCenter1 chromosome 34, sAmbRad1.1.pri, whole genome shotgun sequence DNA encodes these proteins:
- the hapln3 gene encoding hyaluronan and proteoglycan link protein 3 isoform X2 → MMLVLALVLLLQLACLALGLPQNGAFYINGNSNGNGHGNGEYYNGVKLHIEAQEERLFAYRGENVTLSCRYRYEPPANGSRKVRVKWSKLNMDFTKESDVMVAIGLRHRSFGEFKERVYLQQAQERDVSLVITDVRLEDYGKYKCEVIDGLEDESAIVELELRGVVFPYQPHHGRYQLNFHDAKQACEGQDAMIASFEQLFQAWEEGLDWCNAGWLGDGSVQYPITAPRGPCGGKDNSAGVRNYGQRHKHLHRYDVFCFASTLKGQVYFRRHPLKYNYEEAGRACQDDGGEIAKVGQLYAAWKFLKFDRCEAGWVADGSVRYSRVS, encoded by the exons ATGATGCTTGTTCTGGCGTTAGTGCTGCTGCTGCAGCTGGCTTGCTTGGCCCTGGGTCTGCCACAGAACGGTGCCTTCTATATCAACGGCAACAGCAACGGCAATGGCCATGGTAACGGCGAGT ATTACAACGGGGTGAAGCTTCACATCGAGGCACAGGAGGAGCGCCTCTTTGCGTATCGGGGAGAGAACGTGACGCTGAGCTGCCGCTACCGCTACGAGCCGCCGGCCAATGGCAGCCGCAAGGTGCGCGTGAAGTGGTCCAAACTCAACATGGACTTCACCAAGGAGAGTGACGTGATGGTAGCCATCGGCCTGAGGCACCGCAGCTTTGGGGAGTTCAAGGAGCGGGTGTACCTGCAGCAGGCCCAGGAGAGGGACGTGTCGCTTGTCATCACTGACGTCAGGCTAGAGGACTACGGCAAGTACAAGTGCGAGGTGATCGACGGGCTGGAGGACGAGAGCGCCATTGTCGAGCTGGAGCTACGAG GTGTGGTCTTCCCCTACCAGCCTCACCACGGCAGGTACCAGCTCAACTTCCACGACGCCAAGCAAGCGTGCGAGGGGCAGGACGCCATGATCGCTTCCTTTGAGCAGCTGTTCCAGGCGTGGGAGGAGGGCCTGGACTGGTGCAATGCCGGCTGGTTGGGCGACGGCTCCGTGCAGTACCCCATCACCGCGCCACGTGGCCCGTGCGGGGGAAAGGACAACTCGGCCGGCGTACGCAACTACGGGCAGCGCCACAAGCACCTCCACCGATACGACGTCTTCTGCTTCGCCTCAACCTTGAAAG GTCAAGTCTACTTCCGCCGCCACCCGCTGAAGTACAACTATGAGGAGGCAGGGAGGGCGTGTCAGGACGATGGCGGAGAGATAGCCAAGGTTGGGCAGCTCTATGCCGCGTGGAAGTTCCTCAAGTTCGACCGGTGCGAGGCGGGCTGGGTCGCCGACGGCAGCGTGCGCTACTCC AGAGTTTCATGA
- the hapln3 gene encoding hyaluronan and proteoglycan link protein 3 isoform X1 — translation MMLVLALVLLLQLACLALGLPQNGAFYINGNSNGNGHGNGEYYNGVKLHIEAQEERLFAYRGENVTLSCRYRYEPPANGSRKVRVKWSKLNMDFTKESDVMVAIGLRHRSFGEFKERVYLQQAQERDVSLVITDVRLEDYGKYKCEVIDGLEDESAIVELELRGVVFPYQPHHGRYQLNFHDAKQACEGQDAMIASFEQLFQAWEEGLDWCNAGWLGDGSVQYPITAPRGPCGGKDNSAGVRNYGQRHKHLHRYDVFCFASTLKGQVYFRRHPLKYNYEEAGRACQDDGGEIAKVGQLYAAWKFLKFDRCEAGWVADGSVRYSVVFPRPKCGPPEPGVRTFGFPRKEMKKFGVYCFKMN, via the exons ATGATGCTTGTTCTGGCGTTAGTGCTGCTGCTGCAGCTGGCTTGCTTGGCCCTGGGTCTGCCACAGAACGGTGCCTTCTATATCAACGGCAACAGCAACGGCAATGGCCATGGTAACGGCGAGT ATTACAACGGGGTGAAGCTTCACATCGAGGCACAGGAGGAGCGCCTCTTTGCGTATCGGGGAGAGAACGTGACGCTGAGCTGCCGCTACCGCTACGAGCCGCCGGCCAATGGCAGCCGCAAGGTGCGCGTGAAGTGGTCCAAACTCAACATGGACTTCACCAAGGAGAGTGACGTGATGGTAGCCATCGGCCTGAGGCACCGCAGCTTTGGGGAGTTCAAGGAGCGGGTGTACCTGCAGCAGGCCCAGGAGAGGGACGTGTCGCTTGTCATCACTGACGTCAGGCTAGAGGACTACGGCAAGTACAAGTGCGAGGTGATCGACGGGCTGGAGGACGAGAGCGCCATTGTCGAGCTGGAGCTACGAG GTGTGGTCTTCCCCTACCAGCCTCACCACGGCAGGTACCAGCTCAACTTCCACGACGCCAAGCAAGCGTGCGAGGGGCAGGACGCCATGATCGCTTCCTTTGAGCAGCTGTTCCAGGCGTGGGAGGAGGGCCTGGACTGGTGCAATGCCGGCTGGTTGGGCGACGGCTCCGTGCAGTACCCCATCACCGCGCCACGTGGCCCGTGCGGGGGAAAGGACAACTCGGCCGGCGTACGCAACTACGGGCAGCGCCACAAGCACCTCCACCGATACGACGTCTTCTGCTTCGCCTCAACCTTGAAAG GTCAAGTCTACTTCCGCCGCCACCCGCTGAAGTACAACTATGAGGAGGCAGGGAGGGCGTGTCAGGACGATGGCGGAGAGATAGCCAAGGTTGGGCAGCTCTATGCCGCGTGGAAGTTCCTCAAGTTCGACCGGTGCGAGGCGGGCTGGGTCGCCGACGGCAGCGTGCGCTACTCCGTTGTCTTCCCCCGGCCCAAGTGTGGCCCGCCCGAGCCCGGCGTCCGCACCTTTGGCTTCCCCCGGAAGGAGATGAAGAAGTTTGGGGTCTACTGCTTTAAGATGAATTAA